One window of Nitrospira sp. genomic DNA carries:
- a CDS encoding radical SAM protein, which translates to MRVTEVFHSVQGESTFAGLPCVFVRLTGCPLRCTWCDTDYAFFGGTDRSIDEILDTVRSYGCRLVEVTGGEPLAQAGTATLLHRLCEEGFTVLLETSGAIDTTIVPPSVRIILDVKCPGSGMSERMHWPNVERLKPQDEAKFVIRDRGDYEWAKDILAHFHLTDRCPVLFSPVFDALDPRQLAEWLLADRLPIRLQLQLHKHIWAPDMRGV; encoded by the coding sequence ATGCGCGTCACCGAAGTTTTTCATAGCGTTCAAGGTGAGTCGACCTTTGCCGGGCTGCCCTGCGTGTTCGTGCGTCTGACCGGTTGCCCGCTGCGATGCACCTGGTGTGACACGGACTATGCTTTCTTCGGCGGAACGGACCGGTCCATCGATGAGATTCTCGACACGGTCCGATCCTATGGTTGTCGGTTGGTTGAGGTGACGGGAGGTGAACCGTTAGCACAAGCGGGTACGGCTACGCTGCTGCACCGGTTGTGCGAAGAAGGCTTCACGGTCCTCCTTGAAACAAGCGGAGCGATCGATACCACCATCGTCCCCCCGTCGGTCCGTATTATCTTGGACGTGAAGTGCCCGGGAAGCGGCATGTCGGAACGGATGCACTGGCCCAATGTCGAACGTCTAAAACCGCAAGACGAGGCCAAATTTGTCATCCGGGACCGGGGTGATTACGAATGGGCCAAGGACATTCTGGCTCACTTCCACTTGACCGATCGCTGTCCGGTCCTCTTTAGTCCGGTATTTGATGCGCTGGATCCACGACAGTTGGCCGAATGGCTCCTGGCAGACCGACTACCTATTCGCCTTCAGTTGCAACTTCACAAGCACATCTGGGCACCCGATATGCGGGGAGTGTGA
- a CDS encoding HAD-IB family hydrolase codes for MIQTDQRGLSSSIAAFFDVDNTILPGEASEVRFFRWLWQRGIVGWPEARESVSWLLRHFPTLSLHPLRERKLYLAGKPAQVIQPLGEEFCREELCPRVSPAAMRMLDEHRRAGHAIIFVTGSIDFLIAPVADALRADRCFASRLEQQNGLYTGFLAPPLPYGEGKRRLIDRLIHELTLDLSQCYAYGDSPGDLDLLRAVGHPTVVNPIRGMASIARRKNWPIVKWR; via the coding sequence ATGATACAAACAGACCAACGAGGTCTCTCCTCTTCCATTGCGGCATTTTTTGATGTCGATAATACCATTTTGCCAGGCGAAGCGAGCGAAGTGCGATTTTTTCGCTGGCTGTGGCAGCGCGGTATCGTCGGTTGGCCTGAAGCTCGAGAGAGTGTGTCTTGGCTCCTGCGACATTTCCCGACGTTGTCGCTGCACCCGCTCCGCGAGCGGAAGCTGTATCTGGCCGGCAAACCTGCGCAAGTGATCCAACCGTTGGGCGAGGAGTTCTGTCGCGAGGAACTCTGTCCTCGTGTCTCTCCCGCCGCCATGCGGATGCTCGACGAGCATCGCCGTGCGGGCCATGCCATCATTTTCGTGACAGGATCCATCGATTTCCTGATCGCCCCCGTCGCCGACGCGCTTCGAGCTGATCGATGCTTTGCGAGTCGGTTGGAGCAACAGAACGGCCTCTATACCGGTTTCCTCGCCCCCCCTCTTCCTTATGGGGAAGGGAAACGCCGGCTCATCGATCGATTGATCCATGAACTGACGCTGGATCTGTCCCAATGCTATGCGTACGGGGACAGTCCTGGCGATCTAGACCTGCTCCGGGCCGTAGGTCATCCGACAGTGGTGAATCCGATTCGCGGCATGGCCTCCATCGCCCGACGCAAAAACTGGCCGATCGTTAAATGGCGATGA
- a CDS encoding PAS domain S-box protein: MSATSDLLELDLLRRQVADLAREVGERDRVLQERTRHLHVAQALAHLGSWSWDITNGEVEWSDELYRIFGYAPQSREMRFNSFVSAVVPDDRDRILALIDGALVGAAPHDMECRIVRPNGEVRTIRCCAEFLRDSSGQPVRMSGTALDVTDRKRAESALQQREAHFRTLIEHSSDIITVLDSDGRIQFESPSFERLLGYAQRELDGCIAFEFVHQEDLPAVIERFQLLIQRPGTPQTAEFRFRHKDGSWRSLEGIGRATWDPHGRCIVVVNSRDITERKRTEEMLRTSQEKLQQALRASGTGLWDWNTETDEVVLSQEWKRQLGYEPAEISDAFESWTVLLHPEDREVAMAYVRDYVSRREGDYRQEFRLKHRDGGYRWIEARASFVPERDGRRIRLLGSHTDITNHKRMEEALRESEERYRMLIELAPCGAFVLCEGRTAYINRTGVLIMGAKDPQEILDRPTFEFIHPDYHQEVGENVKRLLSGGASINSAERVYLKMDGTAIPVQVEVARITWNGTPAILVLFSDITERKQAEQALWKSQQAIRALHDISSAQGQSFKERVEALLQLGCRFFDLPIGMQTFVRGDELEVGQVTAPGTGFHQGMRVSLSKAYCSETIRQSRPLSFEHAGVSPDWQRHPAYAALKLESYIGTAINGLEGTYGTLCFASVEPRQKPFTLSERDFIQLMAQWLGGEMDRQSALDALRQSEERYRTLYDATPSMYFTVDRTGIIRSVNQYGAQYLGYRVEDLVGKPVAAIFFEEDRVRVCAEIEGFFHHPEGVAQWEFRKVRSDGALLWVRELVRVLQSQDGESFALIVCEDITEYKRMEKALRLTQFSVDQAVEAILWVDSSARIFNVNETACRMLGYARQDLTTMTVHDIDPNFPVERWAEHWNHLKKQGALAFEATYWACDGSVLETEVTFNYLRYDEKEYGCAILRDIGERKRAEAELHRSHTFLRQVIDADPHLIFAKDREGRFTMANKAVANWYGTAVEDLVGKSDADFNANPEEAEFFRQSDLDVMNSAQDRFIPEERITDAGGRTRWLQMVKRPIFDDRGQVRMVLGAATDITERKRMEETLLQRERDLSAALQERERISQDLHDGILQSLYAVGLGLEAGKAVIKNQQDHVTEQFGVTVDQAIGQLKHVMTEVRNFIAGLESQVMQGGDFSTALRTMVDTMSLSSSARCRVRIDDAAARRLSTEQAIHIINLVREGLSNALRHSRAKRITVSLRDLLRSDRLAVTDDGIGFDTSSVQGVGHGLVNMAARAQKVRGLFAIQSKSDKGTRISVDLPKDTHYGHH; encoded by the coding sequence ATGAGTGCTACGAGCGACCTTCTTGAATTGGATCTCCTGCGCAGACAGGTAGCCGATCTCGCACGTGAAGTGGGCGAACGAGACCGAGTACTGCAGGAACGGACTCGCCATCTCCATGTCGCACAAGCTCTTGCTCACCTGGGAAGTTGGAGTTGGGACATCACAAACGGCGAGGTAGAATGGTCGGATGAACTCTACCGGATCTTCGGCTATGCGCCTCAATCACGTGAGATGAGATTCAACAGTTTTGTGTCGGCGGTAGTGCCGGACGATCGTGACCGGATTCTGGCGTTGATCGACGGCGCGTTGGTAGGGGCCGCACCACACGATATGGAATGCCGAATCGTTCGCCCCAATGGCGAAGTACGGACGATTCGTTGCTGCGCAGAGTTCTTGCGTGATAGTAGCGGTCAGCCAGTGCGTATGTCCGGGACAGCTTTGGACGTGACCGATCGCAAACGAGCAGAGTCGGCACTACAGCAACGCGAAGCGCACTTCCGTACGCTGATCGAGCATTCCTCGGACATCATTACGGTTCTCGATTCGGACGGGAGAATCCAGTTCGAAAGCCCCTCATTCGAACGACTGCTCGGGTATGCACAACGCGAGCTCGATGGATGTATCGCCTTCGAGTTCGTTCATCAAGAGGATCTTCCTGCTGTGATCGAGAGGTTCCAGTTGCTCATCCAGCGGCCCGGAACGCCTCAAACGGCCGAATTCCGTTTTCGCCACAAAGACGGTTCGTGGCGCAGTTTGGAAGGAATCGGCAGGGCGACTTGGGATCCACATGGTCGATGCATTGTGGTCGTGAATTCACGCGACATTACCGAGCGGAAGCGCACCGAGGAGATGCTACGGACTTCCCAAGAAAAGCTCCAACAAGCCCTCCGTGCCTCAGGGACCGGACTATGGGACTGGAACACGGAAACGGACGAAGTAGTCCTTTCCCAGGAATGGAAACGTCAGTTGGGATATGAGCCGGCAGAGATTTCAGATGCTTTTGAGTCCTGGACGGTGCTTCTGCACCCGGAGGATCGGGAAGTGGCGATGGCCTATGTGCGAGACTACGTGTCTCGTCGCGAGGGAGACTATCGACAGGAATTTCGGCTGAAGCACAGGGATGGGGGGTATCGATGGATCGAAGCGCGGGCTTCGTTTGTGCCCGAACGGGATGGTCGAAGGATTCGTCTCCTCGGTTCGCACACCGACATTACGAACCATAAACGGATGGAGGAGGCGCTGCGCGAGAGCGAGGAGCGGTACCGGATGTTGATCGAGCTGGCCCCATGCGGTGCCTTCGTCTTGTGTGAAGGGCGGACAGCCTACATCAACCGAACGGGCGTCCTCATCATGGGAGCGAAGGATCCCCAGGAAATTCTCGACCGGCCGACATTTGAGTTCATCCATCCGGACTATCATCAAGAAGTGGGTGAGAACGTGAAACGCCTGCTGAGCGGCGGCGCGTCCATCAATAGTGCGGAACGAGTTTATCTGAAGATGGATGGAACGGCGATTCCGGTTCAGGTCGAGGTAGCTCGGATTACGTGGAACGGTACGCCGGCCATCCTCGTTCTGTTCTCCGATATCACCGAGCGCAAGCAGGCGGAGCAGGCCCTCTGGAAGAGCCAGCAGGCAATCCGCGCGCTCCACGATATCTCGTCGGCGCAGGGCCAATCGTTCAAGGAACGGGTCGAAGCACTGCTTCAGCTCGGGTGCCGCTTCTTCGATCTGCCGATCGGGATGCAGACCTTTGTCAGGGGTGACGAGTTGGAGGTGGGGCAAGTGACCGCGCCCGGCACGGGGTTCCATCAGGGCATGCGCGTGTCTCTGTCTAAGGCATACTGCAGCGAAACCATTCGCCAGAGCAGACCCCTGAGTTTCGAGCATGCCGGTGTGTCTCCGGATTGGCAGAGGCATCCAGCTTACGCTGCACTGAAGTTGGAATCGTACATCGGGACTGCGATCAACGGACTGGAGGGCACCTACGGGACCCTGTGTTTTGCGAGCGTCGAACCCCGCCAGAAACCGTTTACCTTGTCCGAAAGGGATTTCATTCAACTTATGGCGCAATGGCTCGGCGGTGAAATGGACCGCCAATCGGCGCTGGACGCTCTGCGGCAGAGCGAGGAGCGATATCGGACTCTCTATGACGCAACTCCCTCTATGTATTTCACCGTGGATCGAACAGGAATCATCAGGTCCGTCAACCAGTACGGTGCGCAGTACTTGGGCTATCGCGTCGAGGATCTTGTCGGGAAGCCGGTGGCGGCGATCTTCTTCGAAGAAGACCGAGTGCGCGTATGTGCCGAGATAGAAGGGTTCTTTCATCATCCGGAGGGAGTCGCGCAATGGGAATTTCGCAAGGTGCGAAGCGATGGCGCGCTGCTGTGGGTACGGGAGCTCGTGCGTGTGCTGCAGAGCCAAGATGGAGAATCATTTGCGCTCATCGTGTGCGAGGACATCACCGAGTACAAACGCATGGAAAAAGCGCTGCGGCTCACCCAGTTCTCGGTGGATCAGGCGGTTGAAGCGATCTTGTGGGTGGATTCGAGCGCTCGCATATTCAACGTGAACGAGACGGCCTGCCGAATGTTGGGGTACGCGCGTCAAGACCTGACGACCATGACGGTGCATGACATCGATCCTAATTTTCCTGTGGAACGATGGGCAGAGCATTGGAATCACTTAAAGAAGCAGGGGGCGTTGGCGTTCGAAGCGACCTACTGGGCATGCGACGGCTCTGTCTTGGAGACGGAGGTGACCTTCAATTATCTGCGGTATGATGAAAAGGAGTATGGCTGTGCGATCCTGAGGGATATTGGAGAACGCAAGCGAGCGGAAGCCGAGCTTCACCGTTCCCATACGTTCTTGCGGCAGGTCATCGACGCAGACCCCCATCTTATTTTTGCCAAGGATCGTGAAGGACGGTTCACCATGGCCAACAAAGCTGTGGCCAATTGGTATGGCACGGCTGTGGAAGACTTAGTCGGGAAATCGGATGCGGACTTCAATGCTAATCCCGAAGAAGCGGAATTCTTTCGGCAGAGCGATCTTGATGTCATGAATTCCGCGCAGGATCGGTTCATCCCGGAGGAGAGGATCACCGACGCAGGGGGGAGGACGCGCTGGTTACAGATGGTCAAGAGACCGATCTTCGATGACCGGGGCCAGGTCCGCATGGTGCTCGGAGCCGCGACCGATATCACCGAGCGTAAACGAATGGAAGAGACCCTCCTGCAGCGCGAGCGAGACTTAAGCGCGGCACTTCAGGAACGGGAACGGATCAGTCAAGACCTCCATGACGGTATTCTCCAATCCTTGTACGCCGTCGGGCTCGGGTTGGAAGCGGGTAAGGCAGTGATCAAGAATCAACAAGATCATGTGACGGAGCAATTTGGGGTGACAGTGGATCAAGCCATTGGGCAGCTCAAACATGTCATGACGGAGGTCCGGAATTTCATTGCGGGACTCGAGTCCCAGGTGATGCAGGGCGGTGACTTCTCGACCGCTCTGCGGACCATGGTCGATACGATGTCCCTCTCCTCTTCCGCCAGATGTCGCGTGAGGATCGACGACGCAGCAGCACGCCGGCTATCCACAGAACAAGCGATCCATATCATCAACCTCGTACGCGAGGGGTTGAGTAATGCGCTGCGCCACAGCCGTGCCAAACGGATCACAGTCTCGCTCCGGGATCTCCTCCGCTCAGATCGTCTCGCCGTGACGGATGACGGCATTGGGTTTGATACAAGCTCGGTTCAGGGGGTTGGTCATGGGTTAGTCAACATGGCGGCACGGGCACAAAAAGTCCGCGGCTTGTTCGCCATCCAGTCGAAATCTGACAAGGGGACGCGGATCTCAGTCGACCTACCAAAGGATACTCATTATGGTCACCACTAA
- a CDS encoding response regulator transcription factor, producing the protein MVTTKNHAVRVLLVDDHEVIRVGLRTVLAQIQGVIVAGEAGTMADAIQQALRLKPDVILMDVRLPDGSGVDACREILGTLPGTRIIFLTSYADDDSVLAAVLAGAHGYVLKEIDSPALVEAIRSVANGQSILDSSVTERALGWLRGLHDCPATPGTDPLSSQEERVVALVAEGKTNKEIAVALGLSDKTVKNYLANVFQKLRITRRAQAAAFFAKRRG; encoded by the coding sequence ATGGTCACCACTAAAAATCACGCCGTTCGAGTACTGCTCGTCGACGATCACGAGGTCATTCGCGTGGGACTGCGGACGGTGCTCGCTCAAATCCAGGGTGTCATTGTAGCGGGGGAAGCGGGTACCATGGCGGACGCGATCCAGCAAGCGCTAAGGTTGAAGCCCGACGTGATCTTGATGGACGTCCGACTACCGGACGGTTCCGGTGTGGATGCCTGTCGGGAGATCCTAGGGACGCTGCCGGGGACACGGATCATCTTCTTGACGTCCTACGCCGACGACGACTCCGTTCTCGCCGCAGTGCTTGCCGGCGCTCATGGCTACGTCCTCAAAGAAATTGACTCACCCGCATTGGTTGAAGCCATCCGCTCGGTTGCCAACGGTCAATCGATTTTGGACTCCAGTGTGACCGAACGGGCTCTGGGGTGGTTGAGGGGGCTTCACGACTGTCCTGCGACGCCTGGTACGGATCCACTGTCCTCTCAGGAGGAACGAGTGGTCGCACTGGTTGCCGAGGGAAAGACCAACAAGGAAATCGCCGTCGCGCTCGGACTCAGCGACAAGACCGTCAAGAACTACTTGGCAAACGTATTTCAAAAGCTTCGCATCACCCGGCGAGCGCAGGCGGCCGCCTTTTTTGCGAAACGGCGGGGATAA
- a CDS encoding PAS domain S-box protein, which translates to MTTGLFLGLLLSLMLFLGILMRQRQVDILNSTIIAATNCSVLVTDATLSRHPIVYVNPAFLLLTGYAEEEVLGQTTSVLTGPDTDRASLEKLAMALQDGWACRVGLCHYRKNGTSFWNDVSLSPVKDRQGRVTLVVWTMSNVSQLGQGTETPDRTQYEDLYTRRQVEQALRDRETRLDLVAEIGRVGFFEQDHRTDSLSWSPILRDIYGVGTDEPASWQRHLELVHPDDRDGVMSTVQTARAVIGNGLSEVEYRFVRPDGVMRHIRLRSLAAFDGDGSSRQPTRTLGTVVDVTDRKNVEVRGREAARREAIGTFAGGIAHELNNGLTAVLGFSELALPVIPAENKAHRHIRQVIEGAKKSRELIQQLLVFSGQNDHGRCPVFLHSLAKESLRLLRPTIPLWIELRAQIAHATNPISANAVQLQEMMLNLVDNALRAMQKTGGILDVQLRNREFVTDQILPSGRLPAGRYVCLSVRDTGEGMDPERVSRLFSSFLAPEADSDGPGVGLAVVYGVVTAHSGTLVIESQIGAGTVVSAYLPALPAWGPSTTQKDDPVPHGHESILFVDDEDSVVRLGRELLESLGYHPVVCRTAAEAWGVFQAEPKRFDLLITDRTMPGMSWDRLARECRRLRPDLPVILCTGSHSVPGLDDAWSQGVTECLQKPLTLHELAYAIRKALDQATDYPEPTGAAANRVPEPSRISIEVSDAVGPRG; encoded by the coding sequence ATGACTACTGGTCTATTCCTAGGGTTGCTCCTGTCCCTCATGTTGTTTCTCGGGATACTGATGCGACAGCGCCAAGTGGACATCCTGAATTCAACCATCATCGCGGCCACCAATTGTAGCGTGCTGGTGACGGATGCGACGTTGTCCCGGCATCCGATCGTCTACGTCAATCCGGCCTTCCTGCTGCTGACCGGCTACGCTGAGGAAGAGGTGCTCGGGCAAACGACGTCGGTCTTGACCGGCCCGGATACAGATCGGGCCTCGCTCGAAAAGCTTGCGATGGCCCTCCAAGATGGATGGGCCTGTCGTGTGGGGTTGTGCCATTACCGCAAGAATGGCACCTCATTTTGGAATGACGTATCGCTGTCACCGGTGAAAGACCGCCAGGGCCGGGTGACGTTGGTCGTTTGGACCATGAGTAACGTATCTCAACTTGGGCAGGGCACGGAAACACCTGATAGAACCCAGTACGAAGATCTCTACACTCGTCGGCAGGTCGAACAGGCGCTCAGGGATCGCGAGACACGACTTGATCTTGTCGCGGAGATAGGAAGGGTCGGGTTCTTTGAACAGGACCATCGGACAGATTCGCTCTCTTGGTCACCGATCCTGCGGGACATCTATGGCGTGGGTACCGATGAGCCGGCTTCATGGCAGCGCCATCTCGAGCTCGTTCATCCCGATGATCGGGACGGGGTGATGTCCACCGTCCAAACAGCCCGTGCCGTGATAGGCAATGGCCTGTCTGAGGTCGAGTACCGTTTCGTCAGACCAGACGGCGTCATGCGGCATATCAGGCTTCGTTCTCTGGCTGCGTTTGACGGCGACGGTTCGTCGAGACAACCGACCCGCACACTCGGGACGGTCGTCGATGTGACCGATCGTAAGAACGTCGAAGTCAGGGGCCGAGAGGCAGCGAGGAGGGAAGCGATCGGCACCTTTGCCGGCGGTATCGCGCATGAGTTGAACAACGGTCTCACGGCTGTACTCGGCTTCAGCGAGTTGGCGCTTCCGGTGATTCCGGCTGAGAACAAGGCGCATCGCCATATCAGGCAGGTCATAGAGGGGGCGAAAAAATCCCGAGAACTGATCCAGCAGTTGTTGGTCTTCAGTGGGCAGAACGATCACGGTCGGTGCCCTGTGTTCCTCCATTCCTTGGCGAAAGAGTCCCTTAGGCTCCTTCGTCCGACGATTCCCTTGTGGATTGAACTCAGAGCGCAGATTGCACATGCGACCAACCCTATTTCAGCCAATGCCGTGCAGCTGCAAGAGATGATGCTCAACCTGGTCGATAACGCCCTCCGTGCGATGCAGAAGACGGGAGGAATCCTTGACGTTCAGCTTCGGAACCGGGAGTTTGTAACGGATCAGATCTTGCCTTCCGGTCGACTCCCCGCTGGACGGTACGTCTGTCTGAGCGTTCGTGATACAGGCGAGGGCATGGACCCTGAGAGAGTGAGTCGATTGTTCTCTTCGTTCTTGGCGCCCGAGGCGGACAGCGATGGGCCGGGTGTGGGACTAGCGGTGGTCTACGGCGTTGTCACGGCGCATAGCGGTACCCTGGTGATTGAAAGCCAAATTGGCGCCGGAACGGTCGTATCGGCCTACCTTCCCGCTCTGCCGGCTTGGGGGCCATCGACGACTCAGAAGGACGATCCGGTTCCCCATGGACACGAAAGTATCCTATTTGTCGATGACGAAGACTCCGTTGTTCGATTAGGAAGAGAGCTGTTGGAATCCCTCGGCTACCATCCGGTGGTGTGTAGAACGGCTGCCGAAGCATGGGGAGTCTTTCAAGCCGAACCCAAGCGGTTCGACTTGCTGATTACCGATCGGACGATGCCCGGCATGAGTTGGGATCGCCTGGCTCGAGAATGTCGACGACTTCGACCGGATCTCCCTGTCATCCTCTGCACCGGGTCACATAGTGTGCCTGGTCTGGACGATGCCTGGTCACAGGGCGTGACGGAATGCCTTCAAAAACCGCTCACGTTGCATGAGCTGGCGTATGCCATCCGCAAGGCATTGGATCAGGCTACCGATTACCCGGAACCTACGGGTGCGGCGGCCAACCGCGTTCCAGAACCATCGCGGATATCGATTGAGGTGTCGGATGCCGTCGGTCCTCGTGGTTGA
- a CDS encoding response regulator, giving the protein MPSVLVVDDQDQVRQLIREILEQAGYEVEEARDGKEGLDRYRTRSTDLVIMDILMPDQDGLETIMTLRREFPDARVIAMTGGSDTIGVLNFLDIAKMLGARRTLQKPFDLNVLLDTVAAELAV; this is encoded by the coding sequence ATGCCGTCGGTCCTCGTGGTTGATGATCAGGACCAAGTTCGTCAGCTCATCCGGGAAATATTGGAACAGGCCGGCTACGAGGTCGAAGAGGCCCGCGACGGGAAAGAGGGACTTGACCGGTATCGGACGAGATCGACGGATCTTGTCATCATGGATATTCTCATGCCGGACCAAGACGGACTAGAGACTATCATGACGCTCCGCCGGGAGTTTCCCGATGCTCGTGTTATTGCGATGACCGGGGGAAGTGATACGATCGGCGTCCTCAATTTCTTGGACATCGCAAAAATGCTGGGAGCCAGACGGACGCTTCAAAAGCCGTTCGACCTGAACGTCCTGCTCGATACGGTTGCTGCCGAACTGGCCGTCTAA
- the priA gene encoding primosomal protein N' yields the protein MHRAFGFPRQRLCPTGTVLAKNTGVTGVLRISGLLECGMASDETSALPRRTEALYAEVILPRHIAKAFTYLVPPSLAQTIAIGRRVLVPFGRTLLEGVVISLSDHLATEIKSASIREIRSLDRDFSLPTSLFELSRKVAEYYVAPWGQCLRLILPAMATRKPPPTRYLATAQGHAALKSGLCPGDLRPILDRIARRTPGILSSTLQPTRQRKVLRSIDALINKSWIELVPSNNATVRLQAPHRRLTLDEHDRRTPVDGLLPTETLPEVDSSWKTRVSHCLHSNHMSKLVLHAPWEHRLSRLVDAIQQAHSMKKSTLVLTGEVVRASWLTQVLSRLTNLQVTFARPPSESSRWQQGQEQVHSVVVGTRSAIFSPLSSIGLIWVEGEEDPALKEPQEPRYHAREVAYLRAETERALVVLASAHPSLESRFDPEAEIHHVPQEVAVQPTIELVDLRNEAAGTLLSHKLIRAMHEALQDHAKILLFLNRKGYAGTLACRDCGWVSRCDSCIVPLTYYREAGKLTCRYCGRADRLPELCPLCRTPHINPVGDGTERVEADVRRLFPQVKIARLDGDTLRRSASAHALWKGARSGAWDVLIGTQALFRREPLPRYGLVGILQADSGLHISEFRAAERTYHLLVDAANLAYPASTGGRVIVQTRLPTHYVVQALVSGDPNKFYTEEFDARRLLRYPPVCHLAELSVIGKDLSIVEEAAKRWAADIEQNARDQEPVMVLGPVPATHRRPKGRQQYRILVKGTAVTALSRRIHDSVQKMEREYRKGRIKFIVDIDPIETG from the coding sequence ATGCACCGAGCATTTGGATTCCCCAGACAACGACTTTGTCCAACCGGTACTGTCCTGGCCAAGAACACCGGTGTGACCGGTGTCCTTCGCATTTCCGGACTGCTAGAATGCGGCATGGCTTCCGATGAGACCTCGGCTCTCCCTCGTCGAACGGAGGCACTCTATGCAGAGGTTATCCTGCCCCGTCATATCGCGAAGGCCTTCACCTATCTCGTTCCCCCCTCCTTAGCTCAGACCATCGCCATAGGGCGTCGCGTCCTTGTCCCGTTTGGGCGTACGCTGCTGGAAGGGGTCGTCATCTCGCTGAGTGACCACCTTGCAACCGAGATAAAGTCCGCTTCCATTAGAGAGATCCGCTCTCTAGATCGCGACTTCAGCTTGCCTACGTCGCTGTTCGAGCTATCTCGCAAGGTCGCGGAATATTACGTTGCACCCTGGGGCCAATGTCTTCGGCTCATATTGCCCGCGATGGCAACGCGAAAACCGCCTCCCACCCGATACCTGGCCACTGCGCAGGGCCACGCTGCCTTGAAATCCGGTCTCTGTCCAGGCGATCTGAGGCCAATTCTCGACCGAATCGCCCGACGAACTCCAGGAATCCTATCTTCGACACTTCAACCCACTCGGCAGCGAAAAGTCCTGCGGAGCATCGATGCCCTCATCAACAAGTCGTGGATCGAGCTCGTGCCTTCCAACAATGCCACCGTCCGACTCCAAGCGCCGCATAGGAGGCTCACTTTGGACGAGCATGATCGCCGAACGCCGGTGGATGGGCTTCTGCCCACTGAAACGCTCCCGGAGGTCGATTCCTCATGGAAAACGCGTGTCTCACACTGCCTTCACAGCAACCACATGAGTAAACTCGTCCTCCATGCCCCGTGGGAACACCGACTCAGCCGGCTTGTGGACGCTATTCAGCAAGCGCACTCAATGAAGAAATCCACTCTGGTTCTGACCGGCGAGGTCGTGAGAGCATCCTGGTTAACACAGGTGCTCTCTAGACTCACGAACCTCCAAGTAACCTTCGCACGCCCACCTTCGGAATCGAGTCGGTGGCAACAGGGTCAGGAACAGGTTCACTCGGTAGTCGTCGGAACCCGTTCAGCCATCTTTTCGCCCCTTAGTTCGATCGGTCTGATCTGGGTGGAAGGAGAAGAGGATCCGGCCCTGAAAGAACCTCAGGAGCCTCGCTATCATGCCAGGGAGGTCGCCTATTTGAGAGCCGAGACCGAACGGGCGCTTGTTGTCCTGGCCTCGGCTCACCCATCCCTTGAATCGAGGTTCGATCCCGAGGCTGAGATCCACCATGTGCCACAAGAAGTTGCCGTTCAACCTACGATTGAGCTTGTTGACCTTCGCAACGAGGCTGCAGGCACTCTCCTCAGCCACAAACTCATCCGAGCGATGCACGAAGCGCTACAGGACCATGCCAAGATCCTGCTCTTCCTCAATAGGAAAGGTTATGCCGGGACCTTGGCTTGTAGAGACTGTGGCTGGGTCTCTCGTTGCGATTCCTGTATCGTGCCGCTGACCTATTATCGTGAGGCCGGCAAGCTCACTTGCCGTTACTGTGGTAGGGCAGATCGATTGCCGGAGCTCTGCCCTTTGTGCCGGACTCCCCATATAAATCCTGTTGGTGACGGCACCGAGCGTGTTGAAGCCGACGTTCGTCGCCTATTCCCACAGGTCAAAATCGCCCGGCTTGATGGCGACACACTCCGGCGTTCGGCGTCGGCGCATGCTCTGTGGAAAGGTGCCAGATCCGGCGCGTGGGATGTTCTGATTGGTACCCAGGCGCTGTTTCGCCGGGAACCACTCCCCCGCTACGGCTTGGTGGGGATCCTTCAAGCAGATTCGGGGCTGCACATCTCTGAATTTCGTGCCGCGGAGCGCACCTATCACTTGCTGGTGGATGCCGCCAACCTGGCATATCCGGCGTCCACCGGAGGTCGTGTCATCGTACAGACGCGCCTTCCAACACATTATGTTGTCCAAGCCTTGGTCTCAGGAGATCCCAATAAATTCTACACTGAAGAATTCGACGCACGTCGGCTTCTACGGTATCCGCCCGTCTGCCACCTGGCTGAGCTTTCTGTAATCGGCAAAGACCTTAGCATTGTCGAAGAGGCTGCCAAGCGCTGGGCTGCGGACATCGAACAGAATGCCCGTGACCAGGAGCCTGTGATGGTTTTAGGTCCGGTGCCGGCAACACACCGGCGTCCAAAAGGCCGTCAGCAGTATCGCATCTTGGTAAAAGGAACTGCTGTCACCGCCCTCAGCCGACGAATCCATGATTCCGTCCAGAAAATGGAGCGAGAGTACCGCAAAGGACGGATCAAATTCATCGTCGACATTGACCCGATCGAGACTGGATGA